From Domibacillus sp. DTU_2020_1001157_1_SI_ALB_TIR_016, a single genomic window includes:
- a CDS encoding DNA translocase FtsK yields MAQKKRKKPVRRRTNKEKKQIESLKIQGAGALIFVLCAVGLLGTGVAGAVIKGAAAFFFGTLYALGLIGLCGMALYMIVRRKRPPVWERKITGSLLIVSSVLVFLHIRLFENPAEGVNYTAETWYLYKQSVSGVGTMDIGGGMIGGALFHLFFFLFGRPGTWIFGLALFFAGIVLVGGKPLVEKLVHGAALAGEKLNDSWHQAREQWAERREWKEQEQEQAEKDKPRAAVKEALPEVESKEDPVMSEAAPLISSFAEKAYTEEPVTQQKKHEPEAPQEAEPAVLSFTESENKDYKLPPASLLQKPQQADQSNEKKHIQKNAQKLEKTFQSFGVKAKVTQIHLGPAVTKYEVQPDTGVKVSKIVGLTDDLALALAAKDIRMEAPIPGKSAIGIEVPNAEVAMVSFREVIEAKQNEKKDSKLLAALGRDITGEAIAAELNKMPHLLVAGATGSGKSVCINGIITSILMRAKPHEVKMMMIDPKMVELNVYNGIPHLLAPVVTDAKKASQALKKVVGEMERRYDLFSHTGTRNIEGYNGYVTKHNNETGEKQPHLPYIVVIVDELADLMMVASSDVEDSITRLAQMARAAGIHLIIATQRPSVDVITGVIKANIPSRIAFSVSSATDSRTILDMGGAEKLLGRGDMLFYPSGAVKPIRVQGAFLSDEEVEDIVDFVIAQQKAQYQEEMIPEDVPETAGQSEDELYDDAVQLIAEMQTASVSMLQRRFRIGYSRAARLIDEMEMRGVIGPYEGSKPRTVLVPKPSEEHM; encoded by the coding sequence ATGGCACAAAAAAAACGAAAAAAACCGGTCCGGCGCCGGACCAATAAAGAAAAAAAGCAAATAGAATCATTGAAGATCCAGGGAGCCGGCGCTCTTATCTTTGTCCTTTGCGCTGTAGGTCTGCTTGGCACCGGAGTCGCTGGAGCTGTTATTAAAGGAGCGGCCGCTTTTTTCTTTGGCACGCTGTATGCGCTCGGATTGATCGGTCTATGCGGTATGGCACTTTATATGATTGTAAGGCGAAAACGGCCGCCGGTTTGGGAACGTAAAATTACGGGCAGCCTGCTGATAGTTTCCAGTGTGCTTGTATTTCTGCATATTCGCCTGTTTGAAAACCCGGCAGAAGGTGTGAATTACACAGCTGAAACGTGGTATTTATACAAACAAAGCGTGTCAGGTGTCGGAACGATGGATATCGGCGGCGGAATGATTGGCGGAGCCTTATTTCATCTTTTTTTCTTTCTATTTGGCCGGCCGGGCACATGGATTTTTGGACTGGCTTTATTTTTCGCAGGGATTGTGTTAGTAGGCGGCAAGCCGCTTGTTGAAAAATTGGTACATGGCGCCGCTCTTGCGGGCGAAAAGCTGAACGATTCCTGGCATCAAGCGAGGGAACAGTGGGCAGAGCGAAGGGAATGGAAGGAGCAGGAGCAGGAGCAGGCTGAGAAGGACAAGCCGAGAGCAGCGGTAAAAGAAGCTCTACCTGAAGTAGAAAGCAAAGAAGACCCTGTTATGTCAGAGGCCGCACCACTTATTTCAAGCTTTGCTGAAAAAGCTTATACAGAAGAACCGGTTACGCAGCAGAAGAAACATGAACCGGAAGCACCGCAGGAAGCAGAGCCAGCGGTTCTATCGTTTACAGAATCAGAAAACAAAGATTACAAGCTGCCGCCGGCTTCTCTTCTCCAAAAGCCGCAGCAGGCAGATCAAAGCAATGAAAAAAAACATATTCAAAAAAATGCTCAAAAACTCGAAAAAACGTTCCAAAGCTTTGGTGTTAAAGCGAAAGTGACTCAGATCCATCTTGGTCCGGCTGTTACCAAGTATGAAGTACAGCCGGATACCGGCGTAAAGGTAAGCAAAATTGTCGGCTTGACGGATGATTTGGCGCTGGCGCTTGCAGCAAAAGATATTCGGATGGAAGCACCAATTCCAGGAAAATCCGCTATAGGAATTGAAGTGCCGAATGCTGAAGTGGCAATGGTCAGCTTTCGTGAAGTGATTGAAGCAAAGCAGAATGAAAAAAAGGATTCAAAACTTCTAGCAGCACTCGGGCGTGATATTACCGGTGAAGCCATTGCAGCTGAACTGAATAAAATGCCGCACTTGCTTGTTGCCGGGGCAACAGGAAGCGGAAAAAGTGTCTGCATTAACGGCATCATCACCAGTATTTTAATGCGTGCTAAGCCGCACGAAGTGAAGATGATGATGATTGATCCGAAAATGGTGGAGCTCAATGTATACAATGGTATTCCGCATTTGCTCGCCCCTGTTGTAACAGACGCGAAAAAAGCTTCACAAGCGTTGAAAAAAGTAGTGGGGGAAATGGAACGCCGGTACGATTTGTTTTCACACACAGGCACGCGAAATATCGAAGGCTATAATGGCTATGTGACCAAGCACAATAACGAAACGGGCGAGAAGCAGCCTCATTTGCCGTATATTGTCGTGATTGTAGACGAGCTGGCTGACTTAATGATGGTTGCTTCAAGCGATGTAGAAGATTCGATTACAAGGCTTGCTCAAATGGCCCGGGCAGCCGGCATTCATTTAATTATTGCCACGCAGCGTCCATCTGTAGATGTTATTACCGGTGTTATTAAAGCGAATATCCCATCGCGCATCGCTTTCTCTGTTTCCTCGGCAACCGATTCCCGCACCATTTTAGATATGGGCGGTGCCGAAAAACTTCTCGGACGCGGGGATATGCTTTTTTACCCGTCTGGAGCGGTAAAGCCGATTCGGGTCCAGGGTGCCTTTTTGTCAGATGAAGAGGTAGAAGATATCGTAGATTTTGTGATTGCCCAGCAAAAAGCGCAATACCAGGAAGAAATGATTCCAGAAGATGTGCCGGAAACAGCCGGCCAGTCGGAGGATGAGCTGTATGATGACGCAGTGCAGCTGATTGCTGAAATGCAGACTGCTTCGGTATCTATGCTGCAGCGCCGCTTTCGAATCGGCTACAGCCGGGCAGCGCGTTTAATTGACGAAATGGAAATGAGAGGCGTTATTGGCCCGTATGAAGGAAGCAAACCGAGAACAGTACTCGTTCCAAAGCCGTCTGAAGAGCATATGTAA
- a CDS encoding ribonuclease J, translated as MSKRTNELIKIIPLGGVGEVGKNMTVVEVDQDIFVIDTGLMFPENEMLGIDIVIPDITYLEENKERVKGIFLTHGHEDAIGSLGYVLKKVQAPVYGTKLTLALAKMRLREENVKEDVKFYTVHSESKLRFDHADVTFFRTTHSIPDSVGVAIHTSEGAIVHTGEFKFDQSAKGHYAPDIGKMAALGKNGVFALLSDSTEAERPGHTTSEAVIASQLSDAFHSAEGRIIVSLFASNLIRMQQVFDAAYENGRKVAVSGKSIQRVNDIAIRLGYLQVEDDILISLNEISKHADHEVVILATGVQGEPIEALQKMAKGTNRHVKIKEGDTVLITASPSPGLELLMAKTVNLLYRAGANVLTGSRRVHVSGHGSQEDLKFMLNLMKPTYFIPIQGEYRMLKAHKNLALVTGVPEENTYIPEKGDVIEFKNGKMRPAGRVTAGNVLIDGIGVGDVGNIVLRDRKLLSQDGIFTVVITLSKKQKRIVAGPEIISRGFVYVRESEKLIDDSVKLVTGIVEKNLAGETFEWSGIKQDIRDQLNSFLHEKTKRRPMILPIIMEV; from the coding sequence GTGAGCAAGAGAACAAATGAATTAATTAAGATTATCCCGCTGGGCGGAGTCGGGGAAGTCGGGAAAAATATGACAGTCGTAGAAGTGGATCAGGATATTTTCGTGATCGACACCGGCCTTATGTTTCCTGAGAATGAAATGCTTGGAATCGACATTGTCATTCCGGACATTACATATCTGGAAGAAAACAAGGAGCGAGTAAAAGGTATTTTCCTGACGCACGGTCATGAAGATGCGATCGGCTCGCTCGGGTATGTACTTAAAAAAGTACAGGCACCTGTATATGGAACCAAATTAACGCTGGCGCTTGCCAAGATGCGCCTGCGTGAAGAGAATGTAAAAGAAGATGTTAAGTTTTACACGGTGCATTCCGAATCGAAATTGCGTTTTGATCATGCGGACGTGACTTTTTTCCGGACAACACACAGCATTCCGGATTCTGTCGGCGTCGCCATCCACACATCCGAAGGCGCCATCGTACACACAGGTGAATTTAAATTTGACCAAAGTGCAAAAGGCCACTACGCACCGGATATCGGCAAAATGGCAGCGCTTGGTAAAAATGGTGTTTTCGCTTTGCTTTCTGACTCTACAGAAGCTGAACGTCCGGGTCATACAACTTCTGAGGCAGTCATTGCCTCTCAGCTTTCGGATGCGTTTCATTCAGCTGAAGGCCGGATTATCGTTTCACTTTTTGCGTCTAACTTAATTCGTATGCAGCAGGTATTTGATGCTGCATATGAAAATGGCCGCAAGGTAGCGGTGAGCGGAAAAAGCATTCAGCGTGTAAATGATATTGCCATCCGGCTTGGCTATTTGCAGGTTGAAGATGATATTTTAATCAGCTTAAATGAAATTAGCAAGCATGCTGATCATGAAGTGGTGATCCTCGCAACAGGCGTACAGGGTGAGCCAATTGAGGCGCTTCAGAAAATGGCGAAGGGAACAAACCGTCATGTGAAAATTAAAGAAGGCGATACGGTGCTGATTACTGCATCTCCATCTCCAGGCTTAGAGCTGCTGATGGCCAAAACAGTCAACCTTCTTTACCGTGCCGGCGCAAATGTGTTAACAGGCAGCCGCCGTGTGCACGTTTCCGGACACGGATCTCAAGAAGACTTAAAGTTTATGCTTAATTTAATGAAGCCGACGTATTTCATTCCGATTCAAGGGGAATACCGTATGCTTAAAGCGCATAAAAATCTGGCACTAGTGACTGGCGTGCCGGAAGAGAATACGTACATCCCGGAAAAAGGCGACGTCATTGAATTTAAAAATGGAAAGATGCGTCCGGCCGGTCGTGTAACCGCCGGCAATGTCCTGATTGACGGAATTGGTGTGGGAGATGTAGGCAATATCGTTCTTCGTGACCGAAAGCTGTTGTCACAGGATGGCATTTTCACGGTTGTGATTACGTTAAGCAAAAAACAAAAAAGAATTGTTGCCGGACCGGAAATTATCTCACGCGGTTTTGTGTATGTACGCGAGTCAGAAAAGCTGATCGATGATTCCGTAAAGCTTGTGACAGGTATTGTCGAGAAAAATCTTGCGGGTGAAACATTTGAATGGTCTGGTATTAAGCAGGATATTCGTGATCAATTAAACTCATTCTTACATGAAAAAACAAAGCGGCGTCCAATGATCCTGCCGATTATCATGGAAGTATAA
- the dapA gene encoding 4-hydroxy-tetrahydrodipicolinate synthase, whose translation MISFGRLSTAMVTPFDSKGNIDFEKTTQLIEHLIGTGTDSLVVAGTTGESPTLTTEEKVALFRHTVKVVNGRIPVVAGTGSNNTKASIELTKKAEAEGVDAIMLVAPYYNKPNQEGLFQHFKTVAESTHLPVMIYNIPGRSSVLIEPKTTIRLANEVSNIMSTKEASGSLDIITEIVANTGDDFLVYSGDDGLTLPVLSVGGTGIISVASHVAGKEMKQMVNAYLSGDVQTAASIHQTLLPLFRGLFAAPNPVPVKTALQMKGLDVGGVRLPLLPLTEEERTTLSTLL comes from the coding sequence ATGATTTCTTTCGGCCGGTTGTCGACGGCAATGGTGACGCCGTTTGACTCAAAAGGAAACATTGATTTCGAAAAAACCACACAGCTGATTGAACATTTAATCGGAACCGGAACCGATTCGCTTGTCGTAGCGGGAACAACCGGTGAATCACCAACACTTACAACTGAGGAAAAAGTGGCGCTTTTCCGCCATACCGTTAAAGTAGTCAATGGCCGTATTCCGGTCGTTGCCGGTACGGGAAGCAACAATACAAAAGCGTCCATTGAATTAACGAAAAAAGCGGAGGCAGAAGGCGTTGACGCCATTATGCTCGTGGCTCCTTATTATAATAAACCGAACCAGGAAGGGTTGTTTCAGCACTTTAAAACAGTAGCGGAATCTACTCATCTTCCCGTTATGATCTATAACATTCCGGGCCGTTCTTCTGTTTTAATTGAGCCAAAAACAACGATCCGTCTTGCGAATGAAGTATCAAATATCATGTCAACGAAAGAAGCGAGCGGCAGCCTGGATATCATCACAGAAATCGTCGCAAATACTGGAGATGATTTTCTTGTATACAGCGGTGATGACGGGCTGACACTGCCGGTTCTTTCGGTAGGAGGCACAGGAATCATTTCTGTCGCATCTCACGTGGCTGGAAAAGAAATGAAGCAAATGGTGAATGCTTATTTAAGTGGAGATGTTCAAACAGCAGCTTCCATTCATCAAACTCTTCTTCCGCTTTTCCGCGGATTGTTTGCTGCACCAAACCCGGTGCCGGTCAAAACGGCTCTTCAAATGAAAGGTCTCGATGTGGGCGGTGTTCGTCTGCCGCTTCTTCCTTTAACAGAAGAGGAGCGAACAACCCTGTCGACACTGCTTTAA
- the dapG gene encoding aspartate kinase has protein sequence MNIIIQKFGGTSVRDEQSRLSALSHVQRAVREGYKVVVVVSAMGRKGDPYATDTLLSLAGSGTGVLTKRETDLLMSTGELISSLVFSAMLKENGLSSVALTGAQAGFLTDHNHTDAKIVKIEPSRLLKEFEACDVVVVAGFQGATSTGEITTLGRGGSDTSAAALGAALQADFIDIFTDVNGIMTADPRIAKNARPLSVVTYTEVCNMAYQGAKVIHPRAVEIAMQAKVPLRIRSTYSEETGTLVTSSPDENRGSDTRDRLVTGVAHVTGITRIRIQTTEQAEIFALMASEGISVDFINISEDRVTYTVVDANAPKAKQRLEENGYTPLLDPDCAKVSVVGAGMTGVPGVTSKIVSALAAKGISIMQSADSHTTIWVLVKEDQMPAAVNALHDAFLLEQINE, from the coding sequence GTGAACATCATCATTCAAAAGTTTGGCGGGACATCTGTCCGTGATGAACAGTCACGGCTGAGCGCTCTTAGTCATGTACAGCGCGCGGTACGTGAAGGATATAAAGTAGTTGTCGTAGTTTCTGCGATGGGGCGAAAAGGCGATCCGTATGCGACGGATACGCTTCTTTCGCTTGCAGGAAGCGGGACAGGGGTGTTGACAAAGCGGGAAACAGACCTGCTCATGTCAACCGGAGAACTTATTTCCAGTCTTGTTTTTTCAGCGATGCTGAAAGAAAACGGGCTGTCGTCTGTTGCGCTTACGGGCGCTCAAGCCGGCTTTTTAACGGACCATAACCATACGGATGCGAAAATTGTCAAAATCGAGCCGTCAAGGCTGCTGAAAGAATTTGAAGCGTGCGACGTCGTTGTCGTAGCAGGCTTTCAAGGTGCGACAAGCACAGGTGAAATTACAACTCTTGGACGCGGCGGCAGCGATACGTCTGCAGCAGCGCTCGGTGCAGCATTGCAGGCCGATTTTATCGACATTTTTACAGATGTAAACGGAATTATGACAGCCGATCCGAGAATTGCCAAAAATGCTCGGCCATTGTCTGTTGTAACTTATACAGAAGTATGTAACATGGCTTATCAAGGTGCGAAAGTCATTCATCCGCGGGCTGTGGAAATTGCCATGCAGGCGAAGGTGCCCCTTCGTATACGGTCTACGTATTCGGAGGAAACAGGTACCCTTGTTACTTCTTCTCCGGATGAAAACCGCGGCTCTGATACACGTGACCGGCTTGTGACGGGGGTTGCCCACGTAACAGGCATCACACGCATTCGGATACAAACGACAGAGCAGGCGGAGATTTTTGCATTGATGGCATCAGAAGGCATCAGTGTTGATTTTATCAACATTTCTGAAGATCGTGTCACGTACACGGTTGTGGATGCGAATGCGCCAAAAGCAAAGCAGCGTTTAGAAGAAAATGGATATACCCCGCTTCTCGACCCTGATTGTGCGAAAGTGTCAGTTGTAGGCGCTGGCATGACAGGCGTACCGGGAGTTACATCGAAAATTGTTTCAGCGCTCGCTGCAAAAGGTATCTCTATTATGCAGTCCGCAGACAGTCATACGACGATCTGGGTGTTAGTGAAAGAAGACCAGATGCCGGCTGCTGTTAATGCTCTGCATGATGCATTTTTACTTGAACAAATAAATGAATAG